A part of Deltaproteobacteria bacterium HGW-Deltaproteobacteria-4 genomic DNA contains:
- a CDS encoding NAD(+) kinase, with protein sequence MQRVALYAKKNHPHASIFAAEVMNWLLSRGLEVLLEEDLAKSLSIRRDYVDSDIPERADLVIILGGDGTLISVARHLGDREKPILAVNLGSLGFLTEITKDETFATLERVLAGDYELSRRMKLDCVVLRDGIQVGHYSVLNDVVINKGALARIIDMEAMVDGHYLTTFKADGLIVATPTGSTAYNLAAGGPIIDPQVNSLVITPICPHTLTNRPLIVPGDAVIRLHVTFDDQMVHLTADGQVGMQLQLGDIIELQQSAVHTLLIKSPTKDYFEVLRAKLRWGER encoded by the coding sequence ATGCAAAGGGTTGCCCTCTACGCCAAAAAGAATCATCCCCATGCCAGCATCTTTGCGGCTGAGGTCATGAACTGGCTGCTGTCGCGCGGACTCGAGGTCCTTCTCGAAGAGGATCTCGCCAAATCATTGTCGATCCGCCGTGACTATGTCGATAGCGATATCCCCGAACGGGCTGATCTGGTGATCATCCTCGGGGGGGATGGCACTTTGATTTCGGTGGCGCGTCATCTCGGGGACCGGGAGAAGCCGATCCTTGCCGTTAACCTTGGCAGCCTCGGTTTTCTCACCGAGATCACCAAAGATGAAACCTTTGCCACGCTAGAGCGGGTTCTTGCCGGGGACTATGAACTTTCAAGGCGGATGAAACTCGATTGTGTGGTGCTGCGAGACGGCATTCAGGTTGGGCATTATTCCGTCCTCAATGATGTCGTGATCAACAAGGGCGCACTGGCGCGGATCATCGATATGGAGGCGATGGTCGACGGACATTACCTGACCACCTTCAAGGCCGATGGCCTGATCGTCGCGACCCCGACCGGTTCGACGGCTTACAACCTGGCGGCCGGTGGCCCGATTATCGATCCCCAGGTTAACTCTCTGGTGATTACCCCGATCTGTCCGCATACTCTGACCAACCGCCCCCTGATTGTCCCCGGTGATGCAGTGATTCGCCTGCATGTCACCTTTGATGATCAAATGGTTCATCTCACTGCCGACGGACAGGTGGGGATGCAGCTGCAGCTTGGGGATATTATCGAGTTGCAGCAATCGGCCGTTCACACTCTGCTGATCAAGAGTCCGACCAAGGATTATTTCGAAGTTCTTCGTGCCAAATTGCGCTGGGGCGAACGGTGA
- a CDS encoding peptidase M23 has translation MPNKNYTILLIPEGSHKVRRYMIGRKWLYSVAATFSLVLLLGGFLSLDYFRTNVDRSELKRLRVQNQLQHNELREFANRLEDVRKEMVILAQNDAKMRAQAQISHPSGTPENIQVGIGGPLESAPASDMSNLQQQIDQIRASIDLRRESQEEVRGFLTEQSSLLSSKPNGLPARGWLTSNFGIRNSPFSGKRTMHEGIDIAARIGTPVYATAAGIVSRAQIENGYGKLIVIDHGYGYKTYYGHNSKLVVKVGQRVKRGDLISASGNTGTSTGPHVHYEVRLNGVPLNPRKFI, from the coding sequence ATGCCGAATAAAAACTATACAATACTGCTGATCCCGGAAGGGTCGCATAAAGTCCGTCGCTACATGATCGGTCGCAAATGGCTTTACTCCGTGGCGGCAACGTTCAGCCTCGTCCTTTTGCTCGGAGGATTCCTTTCTCTCGACTATTTCCGCACCAATGTCGATCGTTCGGAACTCAAACGCTTACGGGTACAGAATCAGCTGCAACATAATGAACTACGGGAGTTTGCCAACCGTCTGGAGGATGTTCGCAAAGAGATGGTCATCCTGGCCCAGAACGATGCGAAGATGCGGGCACAAGCTCAAATCAGTCATCCGAGCGGCACTCCGGAAAATATTCAGGTCGGGATCGGCGGTCCACTCGAAAGTGCCCCGGCGAGTGATATGAGCAATTTGCAGCAACAGATCGACCAGATTCGGGCCTCCATCGACCTGCGGCGCGAAAGTCAGGAAGAGGTGCGCGGTTTCCTGACGGAACAGAGTTCCCTCCTCTCCTCCAAGCCGAATGGATTGCCGGCGCGGGGCTGGCTGACGTCAAATTTTGGCATACGCAACTCCCCCTTCAGCGGCAAACGGACCATGCATGAAGGGATCGATATTGCTGCCCGCATCGGCACCCCGGTCTACGCTACGGCCGCTGGGATTGTCAGTCGGGCGCAGATCGAAAATGGTTATGGTAAATTGATCGTGATCGATCATGGATACGGCTACAAGACCTATTACGGACATAACTCCAAACTGGTAGTGAAGGTTGGGCAACGCGTCAAGCGCGGGGATCTTATTTCCGCTTCCGGTAACACCGGGACCTCTACCGGTCCCCATGTTCATTACGAAGTTCGTCTCAACGGTGTGCCGCTCAATCCTCGCAAATTCATTTAG
- the recN gene encoding DNA repair protein RecN produces the protein MLCELNIRNFVIIDRLSLTFAAGLNVLTGETGAGKSIIIDAIDLLLGGKARTDLIRTGEEEAVVEALFDLRAAANLRAALADAGFDNGDELLVRRVLSLSGKNRIYVNGTLATAAQLQTWLTQIVAIYGQHEQFTLARAETHGQLLDSYAGILIELSSYRRLFEQIRKLREELARFDRAEQERQQRLDLLDYQHKEIAAADLHPGEDVQLLAERTLQQHAEKLAGIAGGGYDDLYAKEGAICETLARLASQLGEGAAIDPYLAPLAEAVQSSYYALEDSATQLRAYAKKITFDAARMEEIEARLDLLHRLKRKYGNTIEAILDHFASVTREFADLSNLDATRGAWEKQLREDEVALQQLGASLTRARKAAAISLQQGVEGELRDLAMPKARFSVALTSLPAPGPLGCEKIEFLLQANPGEVARPLAKVASGGELSRLMLAIQRTAPAGEEVATLIFDEVDAGIGGAAATAVGEKLRAVATGRQVLCITHLPQVAAFAHHHFKVGKEETVDARTITTVRLLAAEEQVSEIARMLGGAKITASTTTHARELISHSVGPDYMEDHHDS, from the coding sequence ATGCTCTGTGAACTGAACATCCGCAACTTTGTCATCATCGATCGTCTCTCCCTGACCTTTGCGGCGGGATTGAACGTCCTCACCGGTGAGACCGGTGCCGGTAAGTCGATTATCATTGATGCCATCGACCTCCTTTTGGGAGGAAAGGCACGGACTGATCTGATCCGTACCGGCGAAGAGGAAGCGGTGGTCGAAGCCCTCTTTGATCTGAGGGCGGCGGCCAATCTCCGGGCAGCTCTGGCGGATGCCGGCTTTGATAATGGCGACGAACTGCTGGTGCGGCGGGTTCTGTCGCTGTCGGGGAAGAATCGTATCTATGTCAATGGCACTCTGGCGACGGCAGCCCAGCTGCAAACCTGGCTGACGCAAATTGTCGCAATCTATGGCCAACACGAACAGTTTACTCTGGCACGGGCCGAGACACATGGCCAACTTCTCGACAGCTATGCCGGGATCTTGATAGAGCTGTCGTCTTATCGCCGCCTTTTTGAGCAGATCAGAAAGCTGCGTGAAGAGTTGGCTCGTTTCGATCGGGCCGAGCAGGAACGGCAGCAGCGTCTTGATCTCCTCGACTACCAACATAAGGAGATTGCTGCCGCTGATTTGCATCCCGGTGAAGATGTGCAGTTACTGGCCGAGCGCACCTTGCAACAGCATGCGGAGAAGCTGGCGGGGATTGCCGGGGGCGGCTACGATGATCTCTATGCCAAAGAAGGGGCGATCTGCGAAACATTAGCGCGTCTGGCCAGCCAGCTAGGCGAAGGGGCGGCAATCGATCCATATCTTGCCCCCTTGGCCGAAGCAGTGCAGAGCTCTTATTATGCTCTGGAGGATAGCGCCACGCAACTGCGCGCCTATGCAAAGAAGATCACTTTTGATGCGGCGCGCATGGAAGAAATTGAGGCCCGGCTTGATCTCCTGCATCGGCTTAAACGTAAATATGGCAACACGATCGAAGCCATCCTTGACCACTTTGCGTCTGTTACCCGTGAATTTGCCGATCTCTCCAATCTTGATGCCACTCGCGGCGCCTGGGAGAAGCAGTTAAGGGAAGACGAAGTGGCCTTGCAGCAACTCGGTGCGTCGTTAACCCGTGCGCGGAAAGCGGCGGCAATCTCCTTGCAGCAAGGGGTGGAAGGGGAGTTACGTGATCTGGCGATGCCGAAGGCGCGTTTCTCGGTGGCCTTGACTTCTCTGCCGGCACCGGGCCCGCTTGGTTGTGAAAAGATTGAATTCCTGTTGCAGGCCAACCCCGGCGAAGTGGCTCGTCCTCTGGCCAAGGTCGCTTCCGGCGGCGAACTGTCGCGGCTGATGCTGGCGATTCAGCGTACGGCTCCTGCAGGGGAAGAGGTGGCGACCCTCATCTTCGACGAAGTCGATGCCGGGATCGGCGGGGCAGCAGCGACGGCGGTCGGCGAAAAGCTGCGCGCGGTGGCAACTGGCCGGCAAGTCCTTTGTATTACCCATCTCCCCCAGGTCGCGGCCTTTGCCCATCACCATTTCAAGGTGGGGAAAGAGGAGACGGTTGACGCCCGTACCATTACCACAGTTCGCTTGCTTGCCGCCGAAGAGCAGGTCAGTGAAATTGCCCGGATGCTCGGCGGCGCCAAGATCACCGCATCGACGACAACGCACGCCCGTGAGCTGATCAGTCACTCGGTCGGGCCTGATTATATGGAGGATCACCATGATTCGTAA
- a CDS encoding GNAT family N-acetyltransferase: MIRKATIPDVRAIHKLLMTYASSGMMLSRSLSELYEAIRDFYVWEEDGVVVGTVCLHICWEDLAEVRSLAVEESFEGRGIGRQLVESCLQEARQIGLKKVFALTYKDQFFAKLGFHLIEKSELPHKIWGDCIKCPKFPECDEIAMSIELL, encoded by the coding sequence ATGATTCGTAAGGCAACCATTCCTGATGTTCGGGCCATTCATAAATTACTGATGACCTATGCCAGCAGCGGCATGATGCTCTCTCGCTCCCTTTCCGAGCTTTATGAAGCGATTCGTGATTTTTATGTCTGGGAAGAGGATGGCGTCGTTGTCGGCACCGTCTGTCTGCATATCTGCTGGGAAGATCTTGCCGAAGTGCGCAGTCTCGCTGTCGAGGAAAGTTTTGAAGGGCGGGGAATCGGTCGGCAACTTGTCGAGAGCTGTCTGCAGGAAGCGCGACAGATCGGTCTGAAGAAGGTCTTTGCCTTAACCTACAAAGATCAATTTTTTGCCAAGCTCGGTTTTCATCTCATTGAAAAGTCGGAACTGCCCCATAAAATCTGGGGAGACTGCATTAAGTGCCCGAAATTCCCCGAATGTGACGAAATTGCCATGAGTATTGAACTCCTGTAG